The Prochlorococcus marinus str. MIT 9301 genome window below encodes:
- a CDS encoding phosphatidate cytidylyltransferase: MRFKSGLLIGIFGLIVVLLGGWFFTLATALLTYLALLEFFRMAEFKGIRPATKTTLFSSFIIIVSTYLETIGVLEGEISNSILPICSVGICTWLLLQPKSGTISDIAASIFGLFYLGFLPSYWIKLRGLDSVIISSNQSIMSFENLSNTTGLHLTLTSCFLIVASDIGSYFIGKSFGKTSLSPISPSKTIEGLIGGISCSILLAIFFAFLMNWENPLIVGIIYGISISLMALVGDLIESMMKRDAKIKDSGTFLPGHGGILDRIDSYIFTPSVLYYFFIILKYLN, from the coding sequence TTTGGTTTAATTGTTGTTTTGTTGGGGGGATGGTTTTTTACCTTGGCAACTGCGTTGCTTACATATTTAGCATTATTAGAATTTTTTAGAATGGCAGAATTTAAAGGAATAAGACCAGCTACAAAAACCACATTATTTTCGTCGTTTATTATTATAGTTTCTACTTATCTTGAGACCATTGGTGTGCTTGAAGGAGAAATTTCAAATTCAATTTTGCCAATCTGTTCAGTTGGGATATGCACTTGGTTACTTTTGCAACCAAAATCTGGGACAATTTCAGATATTGCAGCATCTATTTTTGGATTATTCTATTTAGGTTTTTTACCTAGTTACTGGATTAAGTTGAGGGGATTAGATTCAGTGATAATAAGTTCAAATCAGAGTATTATGTCGTTTGAGAACTTATCAAATACCACAGGTCTTCATTTAACTTTAACTTCTTGTTTTTTAATTGTAGCTAGTGATATTGGTTCTTATTTCATTGGGAAGTCATTTGGTAAAACATCTCTATCTCCAATATCTCCGAGCAAAACTATAGAAGGTTTAATTGGAGGAATATCCTGTTCAATTTTACTAGCAATATTTTTCGCATTTTTAATGAATTGGGAAAATCCATTAATTGTTGGAATAATTTATGGAATTTCAATTTCTCTTATGGCATTAGTTGGAGATTTAATAGAATCTATGATGAAGAGAGATGCAAAAATAAAAGATTCCGGAACTTTTTTACCGGGACATGGAGGGATTCTTGACAGAATTGACAGTTACATCTTTACTCCATCTGTTTTGTATTACTTTTTTATAATTCTCAAATATCTAAATTAA